The following coding sequences lie in one Xanthomonas hyacinthi genomic window:
- the otsB gene encoding trehalose-phosphatase — translation MADALPLRPPPPRLDDACALFLDVDGTLIEFADRPDGVHLLPEVREAIARISARLHGALALVSGRPLAQLDALFAPLRLPAAGLHGHELRSDINARAAMPADTSQWLHGLHQRAAHLRQAHPGVLVEDKGASLALHWRAAPEAGPHVIAFAEEQIEALPGYRLQPGDHVVEFVPEGSDKGVALTTMLLQPPFQGRRPVFVGDDLTDEFGFAAANRHGGWSVLVGARANSAATFALPDPHGVHAWLRDNAA, via the coding sequence ATGGCAGATGCGCTCCCCCTCCGACCGCCGCCGCCGCGCCTGGACGATGCCTGCGCATTGTTCCTGGACGTGGACGGCACCCTCATCGAATTCGCCGATCGCCCCGACGGCGTGCACCTGCTGCCCGAGGTGCGCGAAGCGATCGCGCGCATCAGCGCGCGCCTGCACGGCGCGCTGGCCCTGGTCAGCGGCCGGCCGCTGGCGCAGCTGGACGCGCTGTTCGCGCCCTTGCGGCTGCCCGCCGCCGGCCTGCACGGCCACGAACTGCGCAGCGACATCAACGCCCGCGCGGCGATGCCGGCCGATACCTCGCAGTGGCTGCATGGCTTGCACCAGCGCGCCGCGCACCTGCGCCAGGCACACCCAGGCGTATTGGTCGAAGACAAGGGCGCCAGCCTGGCGCTGCACTGGCGCGCCGCGCCGGAGGCCGGTCCGCATGTCATCGCTTTCGCCGAGGAACAGATCGAGGCGCTGCCCGGCTACCGCCTGCAGCCCGGCGACCACGTGGTCGAGTTCGTGCCCGAAGGCAGCGACAAGGGCGTGGCGCTGACCACGATGCTGCTGCAGCCGCCGTTCCAGGGCCGCCGCCCGGTCTTCGTCGGCGACGACCTCACCGACGAATTCGGCTTCGCCGCGGCCAATCGCCACGGCGGCTGGAGCGTGCTGGTCGGTGCGCGCGCGAACAGCGCGGCGACCTTCGCCTTGCCCGATCCACACGGCGTACACGCCTGGTTGCGCGACAACGCCGCATGA
- a CDS encoding glycoside hydrolase family 15 protein, whose product MSSPNLDLGVIGNGSFGALVDKQARVVWSCLPAFDGDPAFCALLSPRDHAGGDFSIALEDFVDSEQHYLANTAILRTVLRDAHGGAVEVIDFAPRWRNHGRFYRPVSIIRQVRPLAGNPRIRVLARPLADWGARQPESTWGSNHVRWLLPDFTLRLTTDVPVRFIRDELPFVLSHPVNLMLGVDESLTRSLTGYIQEAQERTEEYWREWVRYLSVPLDWQDAVIRSAITLKLCQYEDSGAIIAAMTTSIPEAPDTPRNWDYRYCWLRDAAFVVRALNRLGATRTMEQFLGYIFNIATTDGSLQPLYGIGFEAALEEHEVPSLAGYRGMGPVRRGNLAWIQKQHDVYGSVVLASTQLFFDLRLKDPGDADTFLRLEPLGERAFALHAVPDAGLWEFRGRAEVHTYTSAMCWAACDRLAKIAARLGLDAREAYWRERADTIHARVLAESWSAERGHFTDTFNGHRLDASLLLLADIGFIAPDDARFVATVEAIGRDLKHGDALYRYVAPDDFGAPETSFTICTFWYIDALAAIGRKDEARELFERILARRNHLGLLSEDLAFDGGEAWGNFPQTYSHVGLIIAAMRLSRSWQEAS is encoded by the coding sequence ATGAGTTCCCCCAATCTCGATCTCGGCGTGATCGGCAACGGCAGTTTCGGCGCGCTGGTCGACAAGCAGGCGCGTGTGGTGTGGAGCTGCCTGCCGGCCTTCGACGGCGACCCGGCGTTCTGCGCGCTGCTGTCGCCGCGCGATCACGCCGGCGGCGATTTCAGCATCGCGCTGGAGGATTTCGTCGACAGCGAGCAGCACTACCTGGCCAACACCGCGATCCTGCGCACCGTGCTGCGCGACGCGCACGGCGGCGCGGTGGAAGTGATCGACTTCGCGCCGCGCTGGCGCAACCACGGCCGCTTCTACCGGCCGGTCAGCATCATCCGCCAGGTGCGGCCACTGGCCGGCAATCCGCGCATCCGGGTGCTGGCGCGGCCGCTGGCCGACTGGGGCGCGCGCCAGCCGGAAAGCACCTGGGGCAGCAACCACGTGCGCTGGCTGCTGCCGGATTTCACCCTGCGCCTGACCACCGACGTGCCGGTGCGCTTCATCCGCGACGAGCTGCCGTTCGTGCTCAGCCACCCGGTCAACCTGATGCTCGGCGTGGACGAATCGCTGACCCGTTCGCTGACCGGCTACATCCAGGAAGCGCAGGAACGCACCGAGGAATACTGGCGCGAATGGGTGCGCTACCTGTCGGTGCCGCTGGACTGGCAGGACGCGGTGATCCGCAGCGCGATCACCCTGAAGCTGTGCCAGTACGAGGACAGCGGCGCGATCATCGCGGCGATGACCACCTCCATCCCCGAAGCGCCGGACACCCCGCGCAACTGGGACTACCGCTATTGCTGGCTGCGCGACGCCGCCTTCGTGGTGCGCGCGCTGAACCGGCTCGGCGCCACCCGCACCATGGAGCAGTTCCTCGGCTACATCTTCAACATCGCCACCACCGACGGCAGCCTGCAGCCGCTGTACGGCATCGGCTTCGAGGCGGCGCTGGAAGAGCACGAAGTGCCGTCGCTGGCCGGCTACCGCGGCATGGGTCCGGTGCGGCGCGGCAACCTGGCCTGGATCCAGAAACAGCACGACGTGTACGGCAGCGTGGTGCTGGCGTCCACGCAGCTGTTCTTCGACCTGCGCCTGAAGGACCCCGGCGATGCGGACACCTTCCTGCGCCTGGAGCCGCTGGGCGAGCGCGCATTCGCGCTGCACGCCGTGCCCGATGCCGGGCTGTGGGAATTCCGCGGCCGCGCCGAGGTGCACACCTACACCAGCGCGATGTGCTGGGCGGCCTGCGACCGCTTGGCCAAGATCGCCGCGCGGCTGGGACTGGACGCACGCGAGGCCTACTGGCGCGAACGCGCCGACACCATCCACGCGCGGGTGCTGGCCGAATCCTGGAGCGCCGAGCGCGGCCACTTCACCGACACCTTCAACGGCCATCGCCTGGACGCCTCGCTGCTGTTGCTGGCCGACATCGGCTTCATCGCCCCGGACGATGCGCGCTTCGTCGCCACGGTCGAGGCGATCGGCCGCGACCTCAAGCACGGCGACGCGCTGTATCGCTACGTGGCGCCGGACGATTTCGGCGCGCCGGAGACCAGCTTCACCATCTGCACGTTCTGGTACATCGACGCGCTCGCCGCGATCGGGCGCAAGGACGAGGCGCGCGAGCTGTTCGAGCGCATCCTGGCGCGCCGCAACCACCTGGGCCTGCTGTCGGAGGATCTGGCCTTCGACGGCGGCGAAGCCTGGGGCAATTTCCCGCAAACCTATTCGCACGTCGGCCTGATCATCGCCGCGATGCGATTGTCGCGCAGCTGGCAGGAGGCGTCATGA
- the otsA gene encoding alpha,alpha-trehalose-phosphate synthase (UDP-forming): MSRLVVVSNRVALPGENRAGGLAVGLLAALKERGGVWFGWSGKTVRGDSGALHEQTQGDIRFVTMDLNRADLDAYYNGFANRTLWPLLHFRLDLVDYDRATREGYRRVNAMFAEKLAPLLREDDTVWIHDYHLIPLASLLRERGIGCRIGFFLHVPFPSADLIQALPDHARLFSGFYAYDLVGFQTQRDVDRFQAYVRLFGGGKVIKDGVLEAPGGRRFRAEKFPIGIDTELIAQQARAAVSKPAVRDLRSSLRERQLAIGVDRLDYSKGLPERFLGFERYLERHPDQRGSLTYLQIAPVSRGDVAEYKQLRNQLEQIAGHINGGHAEPDWTPLRYVNRNFTHATLTGFYRAAQVGLVTPLRDGMNLVAKEYVAAQDPQNPGVLVLSLLAGAADELKEALLVNPHDLDGVADAIATAASLPKARRIERWQTMMEHLRKNDIGVWRQRYLQALERR; the protein is encoded by the coding sequence ATGAGCAGATTGGTGGTGGTATCCAACCGCGTGGCCTTGCCCGGCGAGAACCGCGCCGGCGGCCTGGCGGTGGGCCTGCTCGCCGCGTTGAAGGAACGCGGCGGAGTGTGGTTCGGCTGGAGCGGCAAGACCGTGCGCGGCGACAGCGGCGCGCTGCACGAACAGACCCAGGGCGACATCCGTTTCGTCACCATGGACCTCAACCGCGCCGACCTGGACGCCTACTACAACGGCTTCGCCAACCGCACGCTGTGGCCGCTGCTGCATTTCCGCCTGGACCTGGTCGACTACGACCGCGCCACCCGCGAGGGCTACCGCCGGGTCAACGCGATGTTCGCCGAAAAGCTGGCGCCGCTGCTGCGCGAAGACGACACGGTATGGATCCACGACTACCACCTGATCCCGCTGGCCTCGTTGTTGCGCGAGCGCGGCATCGGCTGCCGCATCGGCTTCTTCCTGCACGTGCCGTTCCCCTCGGCCGACCTGATCCAGGCCCTGCCCGACCATGCGCGGCTGTTCTCCGGCTTCTACGCCTACGACCTGGTCGGCTTCCAGACCCAGCGCGACGTGGACCGCTTCCAGGCCTACGTGCGCCTGTTCGGCGGCGGCAAGGTGATCAAGGACGGCGTGCTGGAAGCGCCCGGCGGGCGCCGCTTCCGCGCCGAGAAATTCCCGATCGGCATCGACACCGAACTGATCGCGCAGCAGGCGCGCGCGGCGGTGTCCAAGCCGGCGGTGCGCGACCTGCGCAGCAGCCTGCGCGAGCGCCAGCTGGCGATCGGCGTGGACCGGCTGGACTACTCCAAGGGCCTGCCCGAACGCTTCCTCGGCTTCGAGCGCTACCTGGAGCGGCATCCGGACCAGCGCGGCAGCCTCACCTATCTGCAGATCGCGCCGGTCTCGCGCGGCGACGTCGCCGAATACAAGCAGCTGCGCAACCAGCTCGAACAGATCGCCGGGCACATCAACGGCGGCCATGCCGAGCCGGACTGGACGCCGCTGCGCTACGTCAACCGCAACTTCACCCACGCCACCCTGACCGGCTTCTACCGCGCCGCCCAGGTCGGCCTGGTGACGCCGCTGCGCGACGGCATGAACCTGGTGGCCAAGGAATACGTGGCCGCGCAGGACCCGCAGAATCCCGGCGTGCTGGTGCTGTCGCTGCTGGCCGGCGCCGCCGACGAGCTGAAGGAGGCGCTGCTGGTCAATCCGCACGACCTGGACGGCGTCGCCGATGCGATCGCCACCGCCGCCTCGCTGCCCAAGGCCAGGCGCATCGAGCGCTGGCAGACGATGATGGAACACCTGCGCAAGAACGACATCGGCGTCTGGCGGCAGCGCTACCTGCAGGCGCTGGAGCGGCGCTGA
- a CDS encoding membrane-bound PQQ-dependent dehydrogenase, glucose/quinate/shikimate family, with amino-acid sequence MFVAYAVVIALIGAALAALGGQLVAVGGSWYYLLAGLALAVSGALLARGRRAGLWLFGLTLAATIAWALAEVGLDGWALIPRLAMLSVLGLLLLPFWKVARRRLAPLSGLGYALVAGVLPVLGALLVFGPLLFPRSIELADPALAAQRPQAAFSRATVHSPDGNVAANHDAGNWTAYAGSNLSNHYSPGAQITPDNVKDLKIAWEFHTGDLKPAGSKLGYAFQNTPLKVGDLVYICTPTQQVIAVEATTGKERWRFDPKTNPKAMAGVAATTCRGVSYFQATTAVAECAKRIFWPMVDGRLGALDAATGKLCESFGDHGYVDLNTDTGNTKPGFVGPTSPPVVMRGVVIQPTGQVRDGQERDAPSGVVRAFDAISGQLRWAWDLGNPAITAAPPAGQTYTRSTPNVWSLMAADDELGLVYLPTGNASGDFFGKGRTAQEEQYTASLVAVDAATGKERWHFRTVNHDLWDYDIGPQPNLVDFPVPGGGTRPAVIQATKSGQVFVLDRETGTPIMPVQQLPVPQGTDHGDWTAKTQPVSPGMPNTVGAPGKGYETLVESDAWGITPFDQLACRIQFKQLRYQGMFTPPSLGGSLAFTGNHGGINWGGVSVDLQRGIMVMNSNRLPYTEHVYPRAEMDKLGVVSVFNGKSRTPGYMAQEGLAYGARKEPWMSPLNTPCIAPPWGYISGVDLRTQQVIWRRPLGTGYDQGPMGIPSKMKFELGTPNNSGSLATAGGVTFIGAALDNFLRGYDTRTGKLLWEVRVPAGPQAAPLSYTVNGRQYIVAAIGGHDRMETKPGDSVIAWALPDAAAAK; translated from the coding sequence CTGTTCGTCGCCTATGCCGTGGTCATCGCCCTGATCGGCGCCGCCCTGGCCGCGCTGGGCGGGCAACTCGTCGCCGTCGGCGGCTCCTGGTACTACCTGCTCGCCGGCCTGGCCCTGGCCGTGTCCGGTGCGCTGCTGGCGCGCGGCCGCCGCGCCGGGCTGTGGCTGTTCGGCCTGACCCTGGCCGCAACCATCGCCTGGGCGCTGGCCGAAGTCGGCCTGGACGGCTGGGCGCTGATCCCGCGCCTGGCGATGCTCTCGGTGCTGGGCCTGCTGCTGTTGCCGTTCTGGAAAGTGGCGCGCCGGCGCCTGGCGCCGCTGTCCGGCCTGGGCTACGCGCTGGTCGCCGGCGTGCTGCCGGTGCTCGGCGCGCTGCTGGTGTTCGGGCCGCTGCTGTTCCCGCGCAGCATCGAACTGGCCGACCCCGCGTTGGCCGCGCAGCGGCCGCAGGCCGCGTTCAGCCGCGCCACGGTGCACAGCCCCGACGGCAACGTCGCCGCCAACCACGACGCCGGCAACTGGACCGCCTATGCCGGCTCCAACCTGTCCAACCACTACAGTCCCGGCGCGCAGATCACCCCGGACAACGTCAAGGACCTGAAGATCGCCTGGGAATTCCATACCGGCGACCTCAAGCCCGCCGGCTCCAAGCTCGGCTATGCGTTCCAGAACACGCCGCTGAAGGTCGGCGACCTGGTCTACATCTGCACGCCCACGCAGCAGGTGATCGCGGTCGAGGCCACCACCGGCAAGGAGCGCTGGCGCTTCGACCCGAAGACCAACCCCAAGGCGATGGCCGGCGTCGCCGCCACCACCTGCCGCGGCGTGTCCTATTTCCAGGCCACCACCGCGGTCGCCGAATGCGCCAAGCGCATCTTCTGGCCGATGGTCGATGGCCGCCTCGGCGCGCTCGACGCCGCCACCGGCAAGCTGTGCGAGAGCTTCGGCGACCACGGCTACGTCGATCTGAACACCGACACCGGCAACACCAAGCCCGGCTTCGTCGGCCCGACCTCGCCGCCGGTGGTGATGCGCGGCGTGGTGATCCAGCCCACCGGCCAGGTCCGCGACGGCCAGGAACGCGATGCGCCGTCCGGCGTGGTGCGCGCCTTCGACGCGATCAGCGGCCAGCTGCGCTGGGCCTGGGACCTGGGCAACCCGGCGATCACCGCCGCGCCGCCGGCCGGCCAGACCTATACCCGCTCGACCCCGAACGTGTGGTCGCTGATGGCCGCCGACGACGAACTGGGCCTGGTCTACCTGCCCACCGGCAACGCCTCCGGCGATTTCTTCGGCAAGGGCCGCACCGCGCAGGAAGAGCAATACACCGCCTCGCTGGTCGCGGTGGATGCGGCCACCGGCAAGGAGCGCTGGCACTTCCGCACCGTCAACCACGACCTGTGGGACTACGACATCGGCCCGCAGCCGAACCTGGTCGATTTCCCGGTCCCCGGCGGCGGCACGCGCCCGGCGGTGATCCAGGCCACCAAGTCCGGCCAGGTGTTCGTGCTCGACCGCGAGACCGGCACGCCGATCATGCCGGTGCAGCAACTGCCGGTGCCGCAGGGCACCGACCACGGCGACTGGACCGCCAAGACCCAGCCGGTGTCGCCGGGCATGCCCAACACCGTCGGCGCGCCGGGCAAGGGCTACGAGACCCTCGTCGAATCCGACGCCTGGGGCATCACCCCGTTCGACCAGCTGGCCTGCCGCATCCAGTTCAAGCAGCTGCGCTACCAGGGCATGTTCACCCCGCCCAGCCTGGGCGGCTCGCTGGCGTTCACCGGCAACCACGGCGGCATCAACTGGGGCGGCGTATCGGTGGACCTGCAGCGCGGCATCATGGTGATGAACAGCAACCGCCTGCCGTACACCGAGCACGTCTACCCGCGCGCGGAGATGGACAAGCTGGGCGTGGTCTCGGTGTTCAACGGCAAGAGCAGGACGCCCGGCTACATGGCGCAGGAAGGGCTGGCCTACGGCGCGCGCAAGGAGCCGTGGATGTCGCCGCTGAACACGCCGTGCATCGCGCCGCCGTGGGGCTATATCTCCGGCGTGGACCTGCGCACCCAGCAGGTGATCTGGCGGCGCCCGCTGGGCACCGGCTACGACCAGGGCCCGATGGGCATCCCGTCGAAGATGAAGTTCGAGCTGGGCACGCCGAACAACAGCGGCTCGCTGGCCACCGCCGGCGGCGTCACCTTCATCGGCGCGGCGCTGGACAACTTCCTGCGCGGCTACGACACCCGGACCGGCAAGCTGCTGTGGGAAGTGCGGGTCCCGGCCGGCCCGCAGGCCGCGCCGCTGAGCTATACGGTGAACGGCAGGCAGTACATCGTCGCCGCGATCGGCGGCCACGACCGCATGGAAACCAAACCCGGCGACAGCGTCATCGCCTGGGCGCTGCCGGACGCCGCCGCGGCGAAATAA
- a CDS encoding methyl-accepting chemotaxis protein, whose translation MDCADASQPVAAMTSPDAPSLRPTGSARLHPRAALLALAYALGLLAMALYALHVGRQLGPNGPALARLTPALIAAALLVAALYWAGLRLAPAPSPRVVQALQALGEGRCEQRLDPAGHGADATLLRALHTAQARLAARQAETEAELRRGRFVLQALDDLDTMVRIADDDGRVHFANRKLLQMLRAIEPDVQRFRPEFRAEQFVGGSIGDIYPDSQAAIERMRALTGSKRVRAPFFGRQIDFVYSPIAGADGVRLGTIAQWEEVTAQVEAEQALTTVIEAAAHGDFSRRLDTAAMGGVLKALAEGVNRICDSVESNLAALASALTALAEGDLTHRIAGDAQGVFAQLHEDTNRTVAKLTEIIVGIQGAVEAIRRASMEIAAGNTDLSDRTEQQAASLEETASAMEELTSAVKHNADNAQQANGLVHSTGEIAQSGGKVMDEVVATMSAISASSRRIGEIIGVIDGIAFQTNILALNAAVEAARAGEQGRGFAVVAAEVRSLARRSADAAKEIKTLIEDSTQKVTQGSALVNQAGTTMGEIVTSVKRVTDLMGEISGASTEQSSGIEQVNRTVMQLDEVTQRNAALVEEATAAARSLEEQAGGLATAVAVFRIEPARAAHAGGGNVTPLLRSASS comes from the coding sequence ATGGACTGCGCCGACGCTTCCCAGCCGGTAGCCGCCATGACCTCGCCAGACGCCCCATCCCTTCGCCCGACCGGCAGCGCCCGCCTGCACCCGCGTGCGGCGCTGCTCGCACTGGCCTACGCGCTGGGCCTGCTGGCGATGGCGCTGTACGCGTTGCACGTCGGCCGCCAGCTCGGGCCGAACGGCCCGGCCCTGGCGCGGCTGACGCCGGCGCTGATCGCCGCGGCGCTGCTGGTGGCGGCGCTGTACTGGGCCGGCCTGCGGCTCGCGCCGGCGCCATCGCCACGCGTCGTGCAGGCGCTGCAGGCGCTGGGCGAAGGCCGCTGCGAGCAACGCCTCGACCCCGCCGGCCATGGCGCGGACGCCACGCTGCTGCGTGCGCTGCACACCGCGCAGGCGCGGCTGGCCGCGCGCCAGGCCGAGACCGAGGCCGAACTGCGCCGCGGCCGCTTCGTACTCCAGGCGCTGGACGACCTGGACACCATGGTCCGCATCGCCGACGACGACGGCCGCGTGCACTTCGCCAACCGCAAGCTGCTGCAGATGCTGCGCGCGATCGAGCCGGACGTGCAGCGCTTCCGCCCCGAATTCCGCGCCGAGCAGTTCGTCGGCGGCAGCATCGGCGACATCTATCCGGACAGCCAGGCGGCGATCGAGCGCATGCGCGCGCTGACCGGTTCCAAGCGCGTGCGCGCGCCGTTCTTCGGCCGCCAGATCGACTTCGTCTACAGCCCGATCGCCGGCGCCGACGGCGTGCGCCTCGGCACCATCGCGCAGTGGGAAGAGGTGACCGCGCAGGTCGAAGCCGAGCAGGCGCTGACCACGGTGATCGAGGCCGCCGCACACGGCGATTTCAGCCGCCGCCTCGACACTGCGGCGATGGGCGGCGTGCTCAAGGCGCTGGCCGAAGGCGTCAACCGCATCTGCGATTCGGTGGAGAGCAACCTGGCGGCGCTGGCCAGCGCGCTGACCGCGCTGGCCGAAGGCGATCTCACCCACCGCATCGCCGGCGACGCGCAGGGCGTGTTCGCGCAACTGCACGAGGACACCAACCGCACCGTGGCCAAGCTGACCGAGATCATCGTCGGCATCCAGGGCGCGGTCGAGGCGATCCGTCGCGCCTCGATGGAGATCGCCGCCGGCAACACCGACCTGTCCGACCGCACCGAGCAGCAGGCGGCGAGCCTGGAAGAGACCGCCAGCGCGATGGAGGAACTGACCTCGGCGGTGAAGCACAACGCCGACAACGCGCAGCAGGCTAACGGCCTGGTGCACAGCACCGGCGAGATCGCCCAGTCCGGCGGCAAGGTGATGGACGAGGTGGTCGCCACGATGAGCGCGATCAGCGCCTCCTCGCGGCGCATCGGCGAGATCATCGGGGTCATCGACGGCATCGCCTTCCAGACCAACATCCTGGCGCTCAACGCCGCGGTCGAGGCCGCGCGCGCCGGCGAGCAGGGCCGCGGCTTCGCCGTGGTCGCCGCGGAAGTGCGTTCGCTGGCGCGGCGTTCGGCCGACGCGGCCAAGGAGATCAAGACGCTGATCGAGGATTCCACGCAGAAGGTGACCCAGGGTTCGGCGCTGGTGAACCAGGCCGGCACCACGATGGGCGAGATCGTGACCTCGGTAAAGCGCGTCACCGACCTGATGGGCGAGATCAGCGGCGCCAGCACCGAACAGTCCAGCGGCATCGAGCAGGTCAACCGCACGGTGATGCAGCTGGACGAAGTGACCCAGCGCAACGCCGCGCTGGTCGAGGAAGCGACCGCCGCGGCGCGCAGCCTGGAAGAACAGGCCGGCGGCCTGGCCACGGCGGTGGCGGTGTTCCGCATCGAGCCCGCCCGCGCGGCGCATGCCGGCGGCGGCAACGTCACCCCGCTGCTGCGCAGCGCGAGCAGCTAG
- the pgeF gene encoding peptidoglycan editing factor PgeF produces MTDFALLADWPAPPRVHALTTLRHGAGASLPPFDRFNLGNRSAADGDDAAMVQRNRDELAARLALPSPPHWLRQVHGTQALRFDRPPVVAGVDAEPVADAAVASTPGVVLAILTADCLPVVFAARDGSEVGAAHAGWQGLAGGVLEATVAALRTAPAQLQAWLGPAAGPQAYEIGANVRDAFLGHDPAAASAFAATRPGHWRVDLYALARQRLTAAGIDPAHVHGGGLCTISDAPRFFSYRRDRRCGRMATLAWIGR; encoded by the coding sequence ATGACCGACTTCGCCCTGCTCGCCGACTGGCCGGCGCCGCCGCGGGTGCATGCGCTGACCACGCTGCGGCATGGCGCAGGCGCGTCGCTGCCGCCGTTCGACCGCTTCAACCTGGGCAATCGCAGCGCCGCCGACGGCGACGATGCGGCCATGGTGCAGCGCAACCGCGACGAGCTGGCCGCGCGGCTGGCGCTGCCCTCGCCGCCGCACTGGCTGCGCCAGGTGCACGGCACGCAGGCGCTGCGCTTCGACCGTCCGCCCGTCGTGGCCGGCGTCGACGCCGAGCCGGTCGCCGACGCGGCGGTCGCCTCGACCCCTGGCGTGGTGCTGGCGATCCTCACCGCCGACTGCCTGCCGGTGGTGTTCGCCGCCCGCGACGGCAGCGAAGTCGGCGCCGCGCATGCCGGCTGGCAGGGCCTGGCCGGCGGCGTGCTGGAGGCCACCGTGGCCGCGCTGCGCACCGCGCCGGCGCAATTGCAGGCCTGGCTGGGGCCGGCCGCCGGGCCGCAGGCGTACGAGATCGGCGCGAACGTGCGCGATGCCTTCCTCGGCCACGATCCGGCTGCGGCCAGCGCCTTCGCCGCCACCCGTCCCGGGCACTGGCGGGTGGACCTGTACGCGCTGGCGCGGCAGCGCCTGACCGCGGCCGGGATCGATCCTGCGCACGTCCACGGCGGCGGGCTGTGCACCATCTCCGATGCGCCGCGCTTCTTTTCCTACCGCCGCGACCGCCGCTGCGGGCGCATGGCGACGCTGGCGTGGATCGGGCGCTGA
- the rluD gene encoding 23S rRNA pseudouridine(1911/1915/1917) synthase RluD: MPNTLPDSPEDAVSDGPRQVRVPDHAAGRRFDAVLAELFPAFSRSRLAEWIKSGDALLDGARARPRDALRGGEIASLHVVLETQTHALPEDIPLEVLYEDDQVIVLNKPAGLVVHPGAGNPGGTLVNALLYRDPSLAALPRAGIVHRLDKDTSGAMVVARTLPAHTSLVAQLAARDVHRQYLAVVAGPLVSGGTANAPIDRHPRDRLRMAVREDGRDAVTHYRLRERFRAHTALECRLETGRTHQIRVHMAHLKHPIIGDPLYGGALKLPKGATEALIAELRGFKRQALHAETLEFKHPTSGEPVRASAAVPADLQRLLAVLREDTRLAAEQARR; the protein is encoded by the coding sequence ATGCCCAACACCCTCCCGGACTCCCCCGAGGACGCCGTCTCCGACGGCCCGCGCCAGGTGCGCGTGCCCGATCACGCCGCCGGCCGCCGCTTCGACGCGGTGCTGGCCGAACTGTTTCCCGCATTCTCGCGTTCGCGCCTGGCCGAATGGATCAAGTCCGGCGACGCGCTGCTGGACGGCGCCCGGGCGCGGCCGCGCGACGCCCTGCGCGGCGGCGAGATCGCCAGCCTGCACGTGGTGCTGGAGACCCAGACCCATGCGCTGCCGGAGGATATCCCGCTGGAGGTGCTGTACGAGGACGACCAGGTCATCGTGCTGAACAAGCCGGCCGGGCTGGTCGTGCACCCGGGCGCCGGCAACCCCGGCGGCACCCTGGTCAACGCCTTGCTGTACCGCGATCCGTCGCTGGCGGCGCTGCCGCGCGCCGGCATCGTGCACCGCCTGGACAAGGACACCAGCGGCGCGATGGTGGTGGCGCGGACCCTGCCGGCGCACACCTCGCTGGTGGCGCAGCTGGCGGCGCGCGACGTGCATCGCCAGTACCTGGCGGTGGTGGCCGGGCCGCTGGTCTCCGGCGGCACCGCCAATGCGCCGATCGACCGCCACCCGCGCGACCGCCTGCGCATGGCGGTGCGCGAGGACGGCCGCGACGCGGTCACCCATTACCGGCTGCGCGAGCGGTTCCGCGCGCATACCGCGCTGGAATGCCGCCTGGAGACTGGGCGCACCCACCAGATCCGCGTGCACATGGCGCATCTGAAGCACCCGATCATCGGCGACCCGCTGTACGGCGGCGCGCTGAAGCTGCCCAAGGGCGCCACCGAGGCGTTGATCGCCGAACTGCGCGGCTTCAAGCGCCAGGCGCTGCATGCCGAGACGCTGGAGTTCAAGCACCCGACCAGCGGCGAACCGGTGCGCGCCAGCGCGGCGGTGCCGGCGGACCTGCAGCGCCTGCTCGCGGTGCTGCGCGAGGACACGCGCCTGGCTGCCGAGCAGGCGCGGCGCTGA